The following DNA comes from Cellulomonas soli.
GCCGTGCGCGCTGGGCCTCGTCGTGGTCGCGGTGGTAGACCTCGAGGCCCGCCAGCCCGGCCTCGGCGAGCTCGTCGAAGACCCGGTCGGCGACGACACGCCCCCGCCCGTCGGCACCCGGGTGGGCGAACACGGGGACCCCGCCGGCCGCCCGGACCGCCTGCACGGCCACGACCGCCTCGGGTGCGTGGTGCGGCACGTGGTAGCGCCCGCGCGAGGCCAGCAGGTGCACGAAGGCGGCGTCCCTGTCGGGCACGACGCCGCGGGCGACGAGCGCGTCGGCGATGTGCGGACGACCCACGACCACGGCGTCCTGCGACTGCTCGAGGACGTCCTGCCAGGTGATCGGGTGGTCGGCGGCGAGCCGTTCGACGATCTGCCGGGCACGGTCCAGCCGCGCGCGCCGCGTGCGGTCCAGCTCGGCGAGCAGCGCGGGGTGCGTCGGGTCCTGGAGGTAGGACAGCAGGTGGATCGAGATGCCGCGCGACCGGGCCGACACCTCCGTGCCGCGCACCAGGGCGATGCCGTGGGCCCGTGCGGCGACCGCCGCCTCGTCCCAGCCCGCCGTCGTGTCGTGGTCGGTCAGCGCGACGACGTCCAGCCCGGCGGCCGCCGCGGCGGCGACGACGTCCGCCGGTGCGTCGGTGCCGTCGGAGGCCGAGGAGTGGGTGTGGAGGTCGATACGCACCGGCCCACGGTAACGGGGCTCACGCTCCCGCCCACGTGGGCGACGGTGGGAAGATGGCCCGATGACCCAGGACGACACCAGCACCCCGCGCACGCCCGACGACGAGCAGTCGCTGGCGAGCCGGGGCCAGAACCGGTCGCAGCGCCCGACGTCCTCCACGTTCGTCGACTTCGTCACCTCGGGCTGGGGCGAGCGTGCCGCCACCGGCACCGAGCGCTCCGCTGCGGCCGACCACACGGCGGCCCGGCGCTCGCGGCTGTCGGCGCAGTTCCCGGGCGAGCGGCTCGTGGTGCCCGCCGGGACGTTCCGGGTGCGGTCCAACGACACCGACCACCGGTTCCGCCCGCACTCGGCGTTCGCGCACCTGACCGGCCTGGGCATGGAGCAGGAGCCCGACGCCGTGCTGGTGCTGCACCCGGTCGAGGACGGCACGGGTGACGACGGGTCCGCGCACCACGCCGTGCTGTACATGCGTCCGCTGGCCGGTCGCGACACGGTCGAGTTCTTCTCCGACTCCCGCTACGGCGAGTTCTGGGTCGGCGCCCGCCCGACGCTCGAGGACCTCGAGACGCTCACCGGCATCAGCACCGCGCACCTGGACGGCCTGCGGGACGCGATCGCCAAGGACGCGGGCGAGGACGGCGTGCAGGTGCGCGTCGTGCCAGGGGTCGACGAGAGCGTCGAGGCGGTCGTCGAGGAGATCCGGCAGACCGAGGCCGCGGGCGAGCGCGACGAGAAGCTCGCGGAGGCCCTGTCCGAGCTGCGCCTGCTCAAGGACGCGTGGGAGGTCGAGCAGCTGCGGCTCGCGGTCGACACCACGATCGACGGCTTCGAGAAGGTCGTCCGGGCTCTGCCGGACGCGCTCGTGCACCGACGCGGCGAACGGGTCATCGAGGGCACGTTCCTGGGCCACGCCCGGCTCGAGGGCAACGACGTGGGCTACGAGACGATCGCCGCGGCGGGCGAGCACGCGACAACGCTGCACTGGACCGACAACGACGGCCTGGTGACCTCCGGTCAGCTCGTCCTGGTCGACGCCGGCGTGGAGGTCGACTCGCTCTACACGGCCGACGTGACCCGCACGCTGCCCGTCGACGGCACGTTCACCGAGGTGCAGCGCCGCATCTACCAGGCCGTGCTCGACGCCGCCGACGCCGCGTTCGCGGTCGCCGTGCCCGGGTCGCGGTTCAGCGACGTGCACGCCGCAGCGATGCAGGTGATCGCCGACCGCCTCGCGCAGTGGGGCCTGCTCCCGGTGACGGCCGAGGAGTCGCTGCAGCCGGACAACCAGCACCACCGCCGCTGGATGGTGCACGGCACGAGCCACCACCTGGGCCTGGACGTGCACGACTGCGCACAGGCCCGCAAGGAGCTCTACCTCGACGCGATCATCGAACCCGGCATGGTGTTCACGATCGAGCCGGGCCTGTACTTCAAGTCGGACGACCTGCTCGTGCCCGAGGAGTTCCGGGGCATCGGCGTGCGCATCGAGGACGACGTGCTGGTGACGGCCGACGGGAACGTGAACCTGTCGGGCGCGCTGCCGCGTGACCCGGACGCGGTCGAGGCGTGGATGGCCGGGCTGCTGGGTCGCTGACCCGGTCCGCTCCCGGCCGTCGTCAGCCGACGAGCCGTCCGACGAGGGCGCGCACCCGTTGAGCGTCGAACGGCTCGGTCGACAGCACGGTGTGCAGCACGAGCCCCTCGACGACCGCGTCGAGCGCGCGGGCGGAGGTCGGGTCGACGTGCTGCTCGAGCGCACGCCGGCTGCGCTGCATCCAGGCCTGCGTGAGCTGACGGAACTCGGGTCGTCGGGCGGCGAGCGCGTACAGCTCGAGCGCGAGCACGAGGTCGCGCGGGTGCTCGACGGTCTCCTCGCACACGAGGCGGGCGATCCGGTCGGCGACGTCACCCCCGGCGGACTGCGCCATCGACGCCTCGTACCGGGTGGCCGCGGCGTCGGCGTGCCGTTCGAACGCGAGCCGCAGCACCTCGTCGAGGTCGGCGAAGTGGTAGGTCATCGAGCCGAGCGGCACGTCGGCCGCGGCGGCGACCCGTCGGTGGGTGGTGCCGGCGACGCCGTGCTCGGCGATGACGTCGAGCGCGGCGTCGAGGATGCGGTCGCGACGACCGGGGTCGTGCCGCCGCGCGGCCCGCGCGGGCCGGGCCACGGGGGCGTCGCCGGGGCCCTCACCCACGGGAGCGTCGCTCGCGGGGCCCTCGCTCACGGGGTCACGGTTCGGACGACCCGGGCCGGGTTGCCCACCGCGACGACGTTCGCGGGCAGGTCCCGGGTGACGACGGACCCTGCGCCGACGACCGTGTTCTCGCCGATGGTCACGCCGGGGCAGACGATCACGCCGCCGCCGAGCCAGACGTTGTCACCGATGACGATCGGCCGGGCGGCCTCCCACTTGGCGCGGCGCGGCTCGGGCTCGACCGGGTGCGTCGGGGTGAGCAGCTGGACGTGCGGCCCGATCTGCACGTCGTCGCCGATGGTGATGGGCGCGACGTCGAGCGCGGTGAGACCGAAGTTCGCGAAGCAGCGGGCCCCGACGGTGATCTGCGTGCCGTAGTCCACGAAGAACGGGGGCCGGATCTCGGTGCCCTCCCCCACCGAGCCGAGCAGCTCGCTCAGCAGCCGGCGGCGCAGCGGACCCTGCCGCACCGTGGTGGCGTTGAAGGCGTCCATCAGGTCGAGGGCGCGGGCGTTGGCCTCGCCGAGCTCGGGGTCGTCCGCGAGGTAGAGGTCGCCCGCGAGCATGCGCTCGCGCATGGATCGGGTGTCGTCGGTCGTCGTCATGTGTACAAACGTACACAACGGAGCGGTCCGCGGTGCCGGAACGGCCGACGACCCGGGGTGCGCGAGAGGTCAGTCGTGCGGCTCGGCAGGCGGCGCGGGCGGCGCGGGCTGTGCAGGCGGCGTGGGCACTGCCGCACCCCACACCGACGTCACCCCACCCACCTGCGCGAGCAGCTGCCGCGCCGCGTTCGCCTTCTCGGACCGGCACAGCACCGAGTACGTCGCCGCCACGATCTGGCTGGAGGACGTGAAGTCCCGCTTGCCGCCGGAGAACGAGTACGTGACCACCGAGAGGATCAGCCCGAACGCCCCGCCGATGAGGATCGCCGCCGGCAGCAACGAGTTCGACCCCGGCGAGGAGAACAAGCTGAGCAGCAGCCCGACGAACAGGCCGAACCACGCCCCGGACAGGAACCCGCCGAGCGCGGCGCGCGGGTACGACAGCCGACCCGTCACGCGCTCGACCATGCGCAGGTCGGTGCCGACGATCGTGACCAGCTGCACCGGGAACTGGTGGTCGGCCAGGTGGTCGACGGCCTTCTGCGCCTCGAGGTAGGTGCCGTAGACCGCCACCGTCTCGCCCTGCGGCAGCGTGGGGGCCTTGGGGACGCGGGTGGTTCCGGAGAACGCCATGCCCTCGATCCTCTCCCAGGTCAGCGTGGGGCGCCATCCTCCTGCCGACCGCGCGTCTAGGCTGACGCCCGTGAGCAGCGTCGGGAGCAGGGTCTTCGTCGCGCGCCTCGCCGGGACCACCGTGTTCGACCCCCTGGGCGACCAGGTCGGGCGGGTGCGCGACGTCGTCGTGCTCGTGCGGCCGAAGGGTGCGCCGAGGGCGGTCGGCCTCGTCGTGGAGGTGCCCGGCCGGCGACGCGTGTTCCTGCCGCTCACCCGCGTGACGGCGGTCGACGCCGGCCAGGTGATCTCGACCGGCCTGGTCAACATGCGCAGGTTCGAGCAGCGCGTGCACGAGACCCTCGTCGTCGGCGAGCTGCTGGACCGCACGGTCGAGCTGGTCGACGGCTCCGGGGCCGGCTCGGTCGAGGACGTCGCGATCGAGCTGCAGCGCAACGGCGACTGGGTCGTGACCAAGGTCTTCGTGCGCCGCAAGACCCCCGGCAAGTCCGGTCTGCTGCGTCGCCGCGGCGAGACCGTGCTCGTCGACGTCGGTGCGGTCACCGGCCTGGCGCGTGCCTCGGCCGCGCAGGGTGCCGAGCTGCTGCTCGCCCAGTACGAGGACCTCAAGCCGGCGGACCTGGCCGACGTGCTGCACGACCTGGGCACGACCCGCCGTCTCGAGGTCGCCACCGCCCTGGACAACGAGCGCCTCGCGGACGTGCTCGAGGAGCTGCCCGAGGACGACCAGGTGGCGATCCTGCAGGGCCTGGAGATGACGCGTGCGGCCGACGTCCTCGAGGCGATGCAGCCCGACGACGCGGCCGACCTGCTCGGTGAGCTGCCCGACGAGCAGGCCGCCGAGCTCCTCGAGCTCATGGAGCCCGAGGAGGCGCGCGACGTGCGCCGCCTGCTGGCCTACGAGGACAACACCGCCGGCGGTCTCATGACCACCGAGCCGGTGATCCTCGGCCCCGAGACGCCGATCGCGGCAGCCCTGGCGCACGTGCGCCGCCAGGACCTGGCCCCGGCATTGGCCTCCATGGTCTTCGTCGCCCGGCCACCCCTGGAGACGCCGACCGGTCGGTTCATCGGCGTGGTGCACCTGCAGCGGATGCTGCGCGAGCCCCCGCACGAGGCCATCGGGGCGATCGTCGACACCGACATCGAGGCGATCACGGTCGAGACCCCGCTGCTGAGCGTCACCCGCCAGCTGGCGACCTACAACCTGCTCGCCCTGCCGGTGGTCGACTCCGAGAAGCGGCTGCTCGGCGCGGTGTCGGTCGACGACGTGCTCGACCACCTGCTGCCCGAGGACTGGCGCGAGACCGACGAGGACGACGCACCGGTGGTGACGGCGCCCCCGACGACCGGAGGCGGCCGTGGCTGAGCGCCTGGACACCCCGCGCCTGTCGCGGCGCAAGATCCTGCCGCCGTTCTTCTCCGACCGTGACGCGTTCGGCAAGATCTCCGAGTCGATCGCACGGTTCATGGGCACGCCGCGGTTCATCCTCTGGCTGACCATGTTCTGCCTCGTGTGGATCAGCTGGAACGCCTGGGGACCGGAGGCGCTGCGCTTCGACAAGGCCGCCAACGGCTTCACTGCGCTGACCCTCATGCTGTCGCTGCAGGCCTCGTACGCCGCGCCGCTGATCCTGCTCGCGCAGAACCGGCAGACCGACCGCGACCGCGTCACCGCCGAGCAGGACCGGCAGCGGGCCGAGCGGAACCTCGCGGACACCGAGTTCCTCGCCCGGGAGATGGCCTCGCTGCGCATCGCCCTGTCCGAGGTCGCCACGCGCGACTTCGTGCGCTCCGAGCTGCGCAACCTGCTGGAGGACCTGGCCGAGGAGCGTGAGGCGGTCCGCGGCACACCACGGGAGACGCCGCGCGACCTCGGCGGCACGAACGGCCGGGACGACGGGCACGACGAGCGGGCCCCGGGGCCGACCGACCGCTGAGTCGACCGACCGCCGAGCCGACCGGGTCGGCGCCGAGCCCGCAGGACGGCACGCCTGCGGGGACCCGACGGGTTTCCCACGGCCGACCGGTCGCGGGCCGCGACCTACGATGGGGCCATGCCCGATGGTTCTGCTGCCGACGCACGCCCCGACACGGACGGTCCCGACCTGCTCGCCGCAGCGGTCCGTGCGGCCCTCGCCACGGTCCTCGACCCGGAGATCCGGCGTCCGATCACCGAGCTGGGCATGATCCGCTCGGTCGACGTCACCGACGGGGCGGCCGGCACCGGCGCGCACGTGGTCGTCGGCCTCGACCTGACCACGCCCGGCTGCCCGCTCAAGGACACGCTGGACCGGGACGTGACGGCCGCCGTCCGGACCGTCGACGGCGTCGCCTCCGTGGCGGTGTCGATGGGCGTGATGTCGGCCGAGCAGCGCCAGGCGCTGCGCGTCCTGCTGCGGGGCACGGACGCGGAACCGGTCATCCCGTTCGCGCAGCCCGGTTCGCTGACCAAGGTCTTCGCGATCGCCTCCGGCAAGGGCGGGGTCGGCAAGTCGTCGGTCACCGCGAACCTCGCGGTGTCGATGGCGGCCGACGGCCTGCGGGTCGGGGTCGTGGACGCGGACATCTACGGCTTCTCGATCCCGCGCATGCTGGGCGTGGACCGACCGCCGACGAAGGTCGACGACATGCTGCTGCCGCCGATCGCGCACGGCGTGAAGGTCGTCTCGATCGGCATGTTCGTGCCGGCCGGGCAGCCTGTGGTGTGGCGCGGGCCGATGCTGCACCGCGCGCTGCAGCAGTTCCTCGCGGACGTGTTCTGGGGCGACCTGGACGTGCTGCTGCTCGACCTGCCGCCCGGGACGGGTGACATCGCGATC
Coding sequences within:
- a CDS encoding general stress protein codes for the protein MAFSGTTRVPKAPTLPQGETVAVYGTYLEAQKAVDHLADHQFPVQLVTIVGTDLRMVERVTGRLSYPRAALGGFLSGAWFGLFVGLLLSLFSSPGSNSLLPAAILIGGAFGLILSVVTYSFSGGKRDFTSSSQIVAATYSVLCRSEKANAARQLLAQVGGVTSVWGAAVPTPPAQPAPPAPPAEPHD
- a CDS encoding aminopeptidase P family protein; protein product: MTQDDTSTPRTPDDEQSLASRGQNRSQRPTSSTFVDFVTSGWGERAATGTERSAAADHTAARRSRLSAQFPGERLVVPAGTFRVRSNDTDHRFRPHSAFAHLTGLGMEQEPDAVLVLHPVEDGTGDDGSAHHAVLYMRPLAGRDTVEFFSDSRYGEFWVGARPTLEDLETLTGISTAHLDGLRDAIAKDAGEDGVQVRVVPGVDESVEAVVEEIRQTEAAGERDEKLAEALSELRLLKDAWEVEQLRLAVDTTIDGFEKVVRALPDALVHRRGERVIEGTFLGHARLEGNDVGYETIAAAGEHATTLHWTDNDGLVTSGQLVLVDAGVEVDSLYTADVTRTLPVDGTFTEVQRRIYQAVLDAADAAFAVAVPGSRFSDVHAAAMQVIADRLAQWGLLPVTAEESLQPDNQHHRRWMVHGTSHHLGLDVHDCAQARKELYLDAIIEPGMVFTIEPGLYFKSDDLLVPEEFRGIGVRIEDDVLVTADGNVNLSGALPRDPDAVEAWMAGLLGR
- a CDS encoding TetR/AcrR family transcriptional regulator; translation: MSEGPASDAPVGEGPGDAPVARPARAARRHDPGRRDRILDAALDVIAEHGVAGTTHRRVAAAADVPLGSMTYHFADLDEVLRLAFERHADAAATRYEASMAQSAGGDVADRIARLVCEETVEHPRDLVLALELYALAARRPEFRQLTQAWMQRSRRALEQHVDPTSARALDAVVEGLVLHTVLSTEPFDAQRVRALVGRLVG
- a CDS encoding PHP domain-containing protein, whose amino-acid sequence is MRIDLHTHSSASDGTDAPADVVAAAAAAGLDVVALTDHDTTAGWDEAAVAARAHGIALVRGTEVSARSRGISIHLLSYLQDPTHPALLAELDRTRRARLDRARQIVERLAADHPITWQDVLEQSQDAVVVGRPHIADALVARGVVPDRDAAFVHLLASRGRYHVPHHAPEAVVAVQAVRAAGGVPVFAHPGADGRGRVVADRVFDELAEAGLAGLEVYHRDHDEAQRARLAAIAERLGLLVTGSSDYHGAGKANRLGENLTAPAVLTAIDEQGSVEVIRS
- a CDS encoding magnesium transporter MgtE N-terminal domain-containing protein; this translates as MSSVGSRVFVARLAGTTVFDPLGDQVGRVRDVVVLVRPKGAPRAVGLVVEVPGRRRVFLPLTRVTAVDAGQVISTGLVNMRRFEQRVHETLVVGELLDRTVELVDGSGAGSVEDVAIELQRNGDWVVTKVFVRRKTPGKSGLLRRRGETVLVDVGAVTGLARASAAQGAELLLAQYEDLKPADLADVLHDLGTTRRLEVATALDNERLADVLEELPEDDQVAILQGLEMTRAADVLEAMQPDDAADLLGELPDEQAAELLELMEPEEARDVRRLLAYEDNTAGGLMTTEPVILGPETPIAAALAHVRRQDLAPALASMVFVARPPLETPTGRFIGVVHLQRMLREPPHEAIGAIVDTDIEAITVETPLLSVTRQLATYNLLALPVVDSEKRLLGAVSVDDVLDHLLPEDWRETDEDDAPVVTAPPTTGGGRG
- a CDS encoding DUF1003 domain-containing protein translates to MAERLDTPRLSRRKILPPFFSDRDAFGKISESIARFMGTPRFILWLTMFCLVWISWNAWGPEALRFDKAANGFTALTLMLSLQASYAAPLILLAQNRQTDRDRVTAEQDRQRAERNLADTEFLAREMASLRIALSEVATRDFVRSELRNLLEDLAEEREAVRGTPRETPRDLGGTNGRDDGHDERAPGPTDR
- a CDS encoding sugar O-acetyltransferase; the encoded protein is MTTTDDTRSMRERMLAGDLYLADDPELGEANARALDLMDAFNATTVRQGPLRRRLLSELLGSVGEGTEIRPPFFVDYGTQITVGARCFANFGLTALDVAPITIGDDVQIGPHVQLLTPTHPVEPEPRRAKWEAARPIVIGDNVWLGGGVIVCPGVTIGENTVVGAGSVVTRDLPANVVAVGNPARVVRTVTP
- a CDS encoding Mrp/NBP35 family ATP-binding protein, producing MPDGSAADARPDTDGPDLLAAAVRAALATVLDPEIRRPITELGMIRSVDVTDGAAGTGAHVVVGLDLTTPGCPLKDTLDRDVTAAVRTVDGVASVAVSMGVMSAEQRQALRVLLRGTDAEPVIPFAQPGSLTKVFAIASGKGGVGKSSVTANLAVSMAADGLRVGVVDADIYGFSIPRMLGVDRPPTKVDDMLLPPIAHGVKVVSIGMFVPAGQPVVWRGPMLHRALQQFLADVFWGDLDVLLLDLPPGTGDIAISVAQLLPGSQIVVVTTPQVAAAEVAERAGSVAVQTRQHVVGVVENMAWLDQPDGSRLELFGSGGGQRVAQNLSTLTGTSVPVLGQVPLDVRVREAGDGGTPVVLSDPGSTGALAMRAIARQLASQQRGLAGRALGLSPV